A segment of the Homoserinimonas aerilata genome:
TGCCGGCGCCGCCGGTCTCGTGGCATCGGGCACCCTCATCGCCTCCGCTTTCGGCGGCATCGTCTTCGGGTTCCTCGCTGACCGCATCGGCCGCACCAAGTCGATGATGCTCAGCATCCTCTGCTATTCCATCGGAACGCTCCTGTGCGGTTTCGCCCCCAACCTGCAGATGCTGTTCGTCTTCCGCATCATCGTGGGCCTAGGTGTCGGCGGCGAGTGGGGCGCCGGCGCTGCGCTCGTGTCGGAGACGTGGCCGGCCCGCCACCGCGGCAAGGTGATGGCGTGGGTGCAGAGCGCGTTCGCCACCGGTTATGCCCTCGCCGCCATCGTGGCCGCCATCGCCATCCCGCTGGGCGGCTGGCGCTGGGCCTTCTTCGTGGGTGTCATCCCCGCGGTCCTGGCCTTCTGGGTGCGTCACAACACGGAGGAGCCGGAGATCTGGAAGAAGGCCAAGCGTGTCAGCGCGAAGGGTGCCGTGAAGAAGCTCTTCGCCGAGCATCCGAAGGCTGTTCTCGCGTGCCTCGGATTCACTGCGGCAGCGTCGTGCGGCTACTGGGGCCTGTTCACCTGGATCCCGAGCTATCTGGCCACCCCGGTCGCAGACGGCGGGCAGGGCCTCGATCTGCTCAAGTCGACCACCTGGATCATCATCATGCAGGTCGGTTCCGCCGCCGGCTTCATCAGCTTCGGCTACATCTCTGACCGCATCGGTCGCCGCAAGACGTTCATGGCCTTCTTCATCGCCGCCGCCGTCATGGTTCCGATCTTCCTGCTGGTCAAGGGCGATGTGTCGGTGATCATCTTCGGCACGGTCATGGCCTTCGTGGGCACCGGCTTCTACAGTGGATTCGGGCCGACATTCGCCGAGCTGTTCCCGACAGAGATTCGGGCATTCGCAACGGGCTTCATCTACAACACGGGTCGTGCCATCAGTGCCGTCGCCCCGGCTCTGGTCGGATTCCTGCTGATCGCGTTCGGCCCCGCCGTGGCGCTCGGCAGCACTGCGGGCTTCTATCTCCTCGCCGCGATTCTGGTGTTCGCCTTCCTGCCGGAGACTCGCGGAAAGATGCTGGAGTCGGACTCTGAAGAAGCCGAGGCTGTTGTCGCCTAGCTGTAATTCGCGAAGGCTGCTTGGCTCATCACACAGAGCCAAGCAGCCTTCGCGCGTTTCTATCCCGCGAACTCGATGGTGAGCGCACCCAGCTCGCCGAAGTCGGCGGTCACGGTGTCTCCCGGCGCGATCGCCACGGCGGCCGTGATCGAGCCGGCCATGATGATCGAGCCCGCCTCGAGCGTCTGCCCGAGCGCGCCCAGCGTGTTCGCGAGCCACACTGCGCCCTCGATGGGGTGGCCGAGCACGGCCGAGCCGAGGCCCGTTCCGACGACCTCGCCGTTGCGGCTGAGGGTCACGGGTGCGGCCGCCAGATCGACGTCGTCGAGCGCGATCTTGCGGTCGCCCAGCACGAGGGCACCGGATGACGCGTTGTCGGCGATCGTGTCGGCCAGCGTGATCTTCCAGTCGGCGATGCGGGAGTCGATGATCTCGAGGGAGATGACCGCGTGACCCACGGCATCCGTCACGTCCTGGGCTGTGAGCCCCGGCCCACGGAGGTCCTTCTTGAGCACGAACGAGATCTCGGGCTCGATGCGCGGCGCGATGTGGCCGTCGAGGTTGATCGGCGCCGAGGCATCCAGAACCATGTCGTCGAAGAGGTGGCCGAAGTCGGGCTGGTCGACGCCGAGCTGCTGCTGCATGGCCTGCGAGGTGAGCCCCACCTTGTAGCCGACGACGGTGCGCCCAGCGGCCTTCCATGCGGCGACCTGGTGCAGCTGCACCGCGTAGGCGTCCTCGACGCTCAGATCTGGATTCGTGGCGGTGAGTGGGGCGATCGGCTCACGCGAGGCATACGCCCCGAGCAGCGCATCGCCGAGGCCGACCGTGCTGGCCGCGCTCACGCCGCCGCCTTCTTCGCCGCGATCAGGTCGAGCGCCACATCCACGATCATGTCTTCCTGGCCACCGATCATCTTGCGCTTGCCGAGCTCGAGCAGGATCTCCATGGTGGAGATACCGTACTTGGCGGATGCCGTCTCGGCGTGCAGCAGGAAGCTCGAGTATACGTTCGCATAGCCGAGGCTCAGGGTCTCGCGGTCGACCTGCACCGGCCGCACCTGCAGCGGGCGCACGATGTCGTCGGCCGCG
Coding sequences within it:
- a CDS encoding MFS transporter, with the protein product MSSPVPAETPTGPWYRGATKNQWRAFAGAYMGWMLDVMDLIIFSFVITYVIAEFEADAGAAGLVASGTLIASAFGGIVFGFLADRIGRTKSMMLSILCYSIGTLLCGFAPNLQMLFVFRIIVGLGVGGEWGAGAALVSETWPARHRGKVMAWVQSAFATGYALAAIVAAIAIPLGGWRWAFFVGVIPAVLAFWVRHNTEEPEIWKKAKRVSAKGAVKKLFAEHPKAVLACLGFTAAASCGYWGLFTWIPSYLATPVADGGQGLDLLKSTTWIIIMQVGSAAGFISFGYISDRIGRRKTFMAFFIAAAVMVPIFLLVKGDVSVIIFGTVMAFVGTGFYSGFGPTFAELFPTEIRAFATGFIYNTGRAISAVAPALVGFLLIAFGPAVALGSTAGFYLLAAILVFAFLPETRGKMLESDSEEAEAVVA
- a CDS encoding 2-keto-4-pentenoate hydratase, whose protein sequence is MSAASTVGLGDALLGAYASREPIAPLTATNPDLSVEDAYAVQLHQVAAWKAAGRTVVGYKVGLTSQAMQQQLGVDQPDFGHLFDDMVLDASAPINLDGHIAPRIEPEISFVLKKDLRGPGLTAQDVTDAVGHAVISLEIIDSRIADWKITLADTIADNASSGALVLGDRKIALDDVDLAAAPVTLSRNGEVVGTGLGSAVLGHPIEGAVWLANTLGALGQTLEAGSIIMAGSITAAVAIAPGDTVTADFGELGALTIEFAG